In one Penaeus monodon isolate SGIC_2016 chromosome 20, NSTDA_Pmon_1, whole genome shotgun sequence genomic region, the following are encoded:
- the LOC119585745 gene encoding histone H1-delta-like yields the protein MADAAPKKDAKKKAAKPSHPKYSDMIGAAIKALKERNGSSRQAIQKYIAANYKVGDSSEVQVKLALKRGVASGALKQTKGTGASGSFRLAKVEAKPAPKKKPAAKKPAAKKPAAKKAAKKPAAKKTTKKPAAKKAAKKPAAKKPAAKKAAKKPAAKKPAAKKPAKKPAAKKPAAKKAKK from the coding sequence ATGGCCGACGCCGCCCCCAAGAAGGACGCCAAGAAGAAGGCTGCCAAGCCCTCACACCCAAAGTACAGTGACATGATCGGCGCTgccatcaaggccttgaaggaaCGCAATGGCTCTTCTCGCCAGGCAATCCAGAAGTACATCGCCGCTAACTACAAGGTTGGTGACAGTTCCGAGGTCCAGGTGAAGCTTGCCCTGAAGAGAGGTGTCGCCAGCGGAGCCCTGAAGCAGACCAAGGGAACTGGAGCCTCTGGTTCTTTCAGACTCGCCAAGGTTGAAGCCAAACCCGCTCCCAAGAAGAAGCCTGCCGCAAAGAAACCCGCCGCCAAGAAGCCAGCAGCTAAGAAGGCCGCCAAGAAGCCCGCAGCTAAGAAGACCACCAAGAAGCCAGCAGCGAAGAAGGCCGCTAAGAAACCCGCAGCTAAGAAGCCAGCAGCGAAGAAGGCCGCCAAGAAGCCAGCAGCTAAGAAGCCCGCCGCCAAGAAACCCGCAAAGAAGCCTGCAGCCAAGAAGCCCGCAGCTAAGAAGGCAAAGAAATAA